The following are encoded in a window of Synechococcales cyanobacterium CNB genomic DNA:
- the pstC gene encoding phosphate ABC transporter permease subunit PstC, with amino-acid sequence MVEPREAADAAKPVQRSVPHADAAAVLRLRRAVVDRAMQCVLALAAASSIAVTLGIVYILISESVPFFRAVGVKDFLTDTMWTPQFAVPRYGIVPLLMGTLVTTMVALAVALPVGSVIAIWLSEFAPARLRETVKPVLELLAAVPTVVYGYFALLFVTPLLQRMWPGLPTFNMLGAGLVMGIMIIPYVSSLSEDAMRAVPMLLREGSFAVGGNKIVTAMRVVFPAAFSGIAAAYVLGISRAVGETMIVAVAAGQQPLSIDPARPLDAVNPGQPGATITAFIVSVSLGDVQHGEIGYQAIFAAGLTLFVATLGFNVAGYLLRKRFRQAY; translated from the coding sequence ATGGTGGAGCCGCGGGAAGCCGCAGATGCCGCGAAGCCGGTCCAGCGATCGGTGCCGCACGCCGATGCAGCGGCCGTGCTGCGGTTGCGGCGGGCGGTGGTGGACCGGGCGATGCAGTGCGTGCTCGCGCTGGCTGCGGCGTCGTCGATCGCGGTGACGCTGGGGATCGTGTACATCCTGATCTCGGAGTCGGTGCCGTTCTTCCGTGCGGTGGGGGTGAAGGACTTTCTGACGGACACGATGTGGACGCCGCAGTTCGCGGTGCCGCGGTACGGGATCGTTCCGCTGCTGATGGGTACGCTGGTGACGACGATGGTCGCGCTTGCGGTGGCGTTGCCGGTGGGGAGCGTCATTGCGATCTGGCTGAGCGAGTTCGCACCGGCGCGCCTGCGCGAGACGGTGAAGCCGGTGCTGGAGTTGCTGGCGGCGGTTCCGACGGTGGTGTACGGGTATTTTGCGCTGCTCTTCGTGACGCCGCTGCTGCAGCGGATGTGGCCGGGCCTGCCGACGTTCAACATGCTGGGGGCGGGTCTGGTGATGGGGATCATGATCATCCCGTACGTGAGTTCGCTGAGCGAGGACGCGATGCGTGCGGTGCCGATGCTGCTGCGTGAGGGTTCGTTCGCGGTGGGTGGGAACAAGATCGTGACGGCGATGCGGGTGGTGTTCCCGGCGGCGTTCTCGGGGATCGCGGCGGCATACGTGCTGGGCATCTCGCGTGCGGTGGGTGAGACGATGATCGTGGCGGTGGCGGCGGGCCAGCAGCCGCTGAGCATCGACCCGGCGCGTCCGCTGGACGCCGTGAATCCCGGGCAGCCCGGGGCGACGATCACGGCGTTCATCGTGTCGGTGAGCCTGGGGGACGTGCAGCACGGGGAGATCGGGTATCAGGCGATCTTCGCGGCGGGGCTGACGCTGTTCGTGGCGACGCTGGGATTCAACGTGGCGGGGTACCTGCTCCGCAAGCGATTCAGGCAGGCGTACTGA
- the pstA gene encoding phosphate ABC transporter permease PstA: MTPIERTIRFRRYQDLGFQALGASLTVIALLVLGALLLDLTRTGLGRLSWSFLTSFPSRKAEQAGIASAIVGSFYVMLVTAFTAIPLGVAAGVFLEEYSRRNWFTAIIEINIANLAGVPSIVYGLMALSLFVYTFGLGESILAGGLTLALLILPIVIVATREALRSIPQHIREAAYAMGATRWQVVRHHLLPYSTGGIATGVIIALSRAIGETAPLITIGALTFIAFLPPTPFAPRPEEDGGGLYGPFEWLDSGFTVLPIQMFNWVSRPGEAFLANAAAAGIVLIVATLGLNALAIVVRNRMRRRIRW, from the coding sequence ATGACCCCGATTGAGCGCACCATCCGGTTCCGGCGGTACCAGGACCTCGGGTTCCAGGCGCTCGGGGCGTCGCTGACGGTGATTGCGCTGCTGGTGCTGGGGGCGTTGCTGCTCGACCTGACGAGGACCGGTCTCGGGCGGCTGTCGTGGAGTTTTCTGACATCGTTTCCGTCGCGAAAGGCGGAGCAGGCGGGCATCGCGTCGGCGATCGTCGGATCGTTCTACGTGATGCTGGTGACGGCGTTCACGGCGATCCCGCTTGGGGTGGCTGCGGGCGTGTTTCTCGAGGAATACAGCCGTCGGAACTGGTTCACGGCGATCATCGAGATCAACATCGCGAACCTTGCGGGGGTGCCGTCGATCGTGTACGGGCTGATGGCGCTCAGCTTGTTCGTGTACACGTTCGGGCTTGGCGAGAGCATCCTGGCGGGGGGGCTGACGCTGGCGTTGCTGATTCTTCCGATCGTGATCGTGGCGACGCGCGAGGCGCTGCGGTCGATCCCGCAGCACATCCGGGAGGCGGCGTACGCGATGGGTGCGACGCGGTGGCAGGTGGTGCGGCACCACCTGCTGCCGTACTCGACCGGTGGTATTGCGACGGGTGTGATCATCGCGTTGTCGCGAGCGATCGGTGAGACGGCGCCGCTGATCACGATCGGGGCGTTGACGTTCATCGCGTTCCTGCCGCCGACGCCGTTCGCGCCGCGTCCGGAGGAGGATGGCGGGGGGCTGTACGGACCGTTCGAGTGGCTGGATTCGGGGTTCACGGTGCTGCCGATCCAGATGTTCAACTGGGTGTCGAGGCCCGGGGAGGCGTTCCTTGCGAACGCGGCGGCCGCCGGGATCGTGCTGATCGTGGCTACGCTGGGACTGAACGCCCTGGCGATCGTGGTCCGCAACCGGATGAGGAGGCGGATCCGATGGTGA
- the pstB gene encoding phosphate ABC transporter ATP-binding protein: METREASLREAWSAWPGVASGRHVPPPIKADVRALSFWYGRVQAVKNVSIPIADRRVTALIGPSGCGKTTLLRCFNRMHDLYRNTRYAGQIVLHPSGTDIIDRRVNPIEMRMRIGMVFQKPNPFPKSIFENVAFGLRMKGVRGRSEIADRVEAAIRAAALWDEVSDRLRKPAYDLSGGQQQRLCIARALATEPEMVLFDEPTSALDPVATARIEELVQSLKERVTVLIVTHNMQQAGRVSDFTAFMYLGEMVEFDRTEKVFQNPGKQLTEQYISGRFG, translated from the coding sequence ATGGAGACTCGTGAGGCGTCGCTGCGCGAGGCGTGGTCGGCGTGGCCTGGGGTGGCGTCGGGCCGGCACGTCCCGCCGCCGATCAAGGCGGACGTTCGCGCACTGAGTTTCTGGTACGGGAGGGTGCAGGCGGTGAAGAACGTGTCGATCCCGATCGCGGATCGGCGTGTGACCGCGCTGATCGGTCCTTCGGGGTGCGGGAAGACGACACTGCTGCGGTGCTTCAACCGGATGCACGACCTGTACCGGAACACGCGGTACGCGGGGCAGATTGTGCTGCACCCGAGCGGGACGGACATCATCGACCGGCGAGTCAACCCGATCGAGATGCGGATGCGGATCGGGATGGTTTTTCAGAAGCCCAACCCGTTCCCGAAGTCGATCTTCGAGAACGTGGCGTTCGGGCTTCGGATGAAGGGTGTTCGTGGCCGGTCGGAGATCGCGGACCGTGTGGAGGCGGCGATCCGGGCGGCGGCGTTGTGGGACGAGGTGTCGGACCGGCTTCGCAAGCCGGCGTATGACCTGTCGGGCGGTCAGCAGCAGCGGCTGTGCATCGCGAGGGCGTTGGCGACGGAGCCGGAGATGGTGCTGTTCGACGAGCCGACCTCCGCGCTGGACCCGGTGGCGACGGCCCGGATCGAGGAACTGGTGCAGTCGCTGAAGGAGCGTGTGACGGTGCTGATCGTGACGCACAACATGCAGCAGGCCGGGCGTGTGTCGGACTTCACGGCGTTCATGTACCTCGGGGAGATGGTGGAGTTCGACCGGACGGAGAAGGTGTTCCAGAACCCCGGCAAGCAACTGACGGAGCAGTACATCAGCGGGCGGTTCGGGTGA
- a CDS encoding PstS family phosphate ABC transporter substrate-binding protein translates to MGLLGTAAWAALAFAVSSVPATSPAVAQDRLVKIDGSSTVFPVTEAVAEEFQNSTRGRVKVTVGISGTGGGFKKFCRGETDISNASRPIMGGEMALARENGVEYFELPICFDAITVAVHKDNTWATSMTVEELKRLWEPEAQGKITMWSQVRAGWPEHRIDLFGPGTDSGTFDYFTEAVVGKAKSSRGDFTGSEDDNVLVRGIEGNRHALGYLPFAYYAENTNRLRAVAIDWEQDEHGPMLPDMDNVVKGLYNPLSRPLFLYVNRNSYETKPWVKQFVDFYLEHAAELAEEVKYLPLPARAYEMARDRLRSGQTGTAFGGEPEVGVSVEEILSRQPTR, encoded by the coding sequence ATGGGATTGTTGGGCACGGCTGCCTGGGCGGCTCTGGCGTTCGCGGTTTCGAGCGTTCCGGCGACTTCACCGGCGGTCGCGCAGGACCGCTTGGTGAAGATTGATGGTTCGAGCACGGTCTTTCCCGTGACGGAGGCGGTGGCGGAGGAGTTCCAGAACTCGACGCGGGGTCGCGTCAAGGTGACGGTCGGCATCTCGGGGACGGGCGGGGGATTCAAGAAGTTCTGCCGGGGGGAAACGGACATCTCGAACGCGTCTCGTCCGATCATGGGGGGTGAGATGGCGCTGGCGCGCGAGAACGGGGTGGAGTACTTTGAGTTGCCGATCTGCTTCGACGCGATCACGGTTGCGGTGCACAAGGACAACACGTGGGCGACCTCGATGACGGTCGAGGAGCTGAAGCGGTTGTGGGAGCCTGAAGCGCAGGGGAAGATCACGATGTGGAGCCAGGTCCGCGCCGGCTGGCCTGAGCACCGGATCGACCTGTTCGGTCCGGGGACGGATTCGGGGACGTTCGATTACTTCACCGAGGCGGTCGTGGGGAAGGCGAAGTCGAGCCGGGGCGATTTCACGGGGAGCGAGGACGACAACGTGCTGGTGCGTGGGATCGAGGGCAATCGGCACGCGCTGGGGTATCTGCCGTTCGCGTACTACGCGGAGAACACGAACCGTTTGCGCGCGGTGGCGATCGACTGGGAGCAGGACGAGCACGGTCCGATGCTGCCGGACATGGACAACGTGGTGAAGGGGCTGTACAACCCGCTGTCGCGGCCGCTCTTCCTGTACGTGAACAGGAACTCGTACGAGACGAAGCCGTGGGTGAAGCAGTTCGTGGACTTTTATCTTGAGCACGCGGCGGAACTGGCTGAGGAGGTGAAGTATCTGCCGCTGCCGGCGCGTGCCTACGAGATGGCCCGGGATCGGCTACGCTCGGGGCAGACGGGCACGGCGTTCGGCGGCGAGCCGGAGGTTGGTGTTTCGGTCGAGGAGATTCTGAGCCGCCAGCCGACGCGGTGA